In the genome of Arachis stenosperma cultivar V10309 chromosome 6, arast.V10309.gnm1.PFL2, whole genome shotgun sequence, the window aaagatcaAGGTGTTCTGCGTAAATCTTAAAGGTTTATCAGAATATTATGACATAAACAGGAGTTAAACAGACAAACCTCTTTGATTTCCTGCAAAAGAGTTTGAACCTTATCACTAACCGATGCTCGGGCTCCGGTGACACCCACTGAGCTCACCTATAATTTAAAACAACAAATGATTAATGACTTTATGCTGGCAGGGTTTGGACAGAGAGTGTTCTGCAAGATGTTTTCTGTTTTTACCATCATATTCTAATCCAGAAACCTAGAAGATAATTTGTTAACACTGTTACCTTTCAAACCCAATTTGACGCagactaaattatttttgtgaaaaataaAGCATAATGGAAGACAGAGATCTTACAAGATACACAAATCCTTCGGATGCATCCACAATGGCTTTCATTCTGTTTGTTGGTGTGGTAGGTGTGGTCAAGAGTACCTTAATGATATCAAAGAAGCAGATATCCCAAATACGTTAAATATACACACACAAACGCATTCATTTATCAAAATGAAGTAAAAGAATATTTATCACCAATAACTGTATGTAATATCACAAAAAGCATAATGTAATAGAACACACATTGCTCCTCAATCATTACCATGCCTTCTCCATCATGCTCAACTTGAAAAGTTTTGTAATTATGAGTTCGGGTAAAAAAGAAGTTTACCAGTTCAATTCCATTGTTCTTTGCTTCCATCCTTAAAGTTTTTGTCTCTTCCAGAGGAACATCGGGAACTACAAGTCCTGCACGTATACACGGGAAAGAAACGAATGTTATCCTGATTgccaaactggagaaaaaagagaattCCACGACAATGTGGCAATTGACATGACTTGGCAGAAAAGTACAGAGGAGCAttcttttataataataaatttaaattagcaAATATGAAATGTCTTTAACTACAGCTTCCCTTTGTGTTGTCTATGCATTTTATGACATTGTTTATCATAGAATCCTTTAAGAAGAACAAACCTGACATTACAATGTAACAAACTCTATGCTATTTGGTAAGCGATTACTCATGTCTCACCGTGAACACCACAGTCTCTAATGGTAGACATAAATCTCTCAGTACCACGCTTCAGTATCGGATTGTAATAAGTAAAAAGTGCAATTGGACAAGACAATTGTGGAACAACCTGGCAAATAAATCAGGTGGTTAAACATTAATACATGAATATAAGGGAAGGGACACTTGGAAAAGGAATAAGGCAAGGTATTCTGAGCAAgttatttctttttcaaaacaaatagAGTAACATGATATTATGATACTAAGGGTTGAGAACCTAAAAGACATCTGTCTAACAGCATCTCCTTACCTTTAAGAACAAGTGTAGAGGAAAAGACAGGACTAATTTAATTGACATCTTTTGGAGTATTTTCACAGCTAAATTGTCAATTAAAGAAGACAAAGAGTGGAAAGAGACAGAGTATTAAATCGTTGATAGAGGACACAGCAATTAGAATAATCAATAACTGGAAAAGGGTTGCATAAACAAACCTCTTTCAACATAGAGATAATAGCATCAAAATTGGTGCCCTTTGCTAGAGAACGAGTAGCAGCAGCCTGAAAGGAAAGACTGATAAGTTTGAGAATCAGGCAGCATGAAATAGCACTAAAGGAGAAGAAAGCATCAAACCTGGATAACAGGACCATCTGCCAAAGGATCTGAGTATGGAACACCTAGCTCAATTATGTCGGAGCCACATGAATCAAGAACTTTCAGTGCTTCTGCTGTGGTTGAAAGATCAGGATCACCAGCTGTGATGTATGGAATGAATGCCACCTTGACACAAAATATTCATTAGAATCTAATCATTCAATCAGCAATCACAAGCCAAAAAAAGGTACTCTGACTCACATCTCCTTGCAATAAGGTTGATACCTTACAATTTACAAAATATAACCAAGTCCCACATGATGATTCTAAACCCAgtataaataaacaaataagaGTCCAAGATTTAAAAATTCATAGAATATGAAACCAGAAAGTTATCTTAttatgattttatatttttttaaaataagtaagcAATACATAACAATTCAAATTGCATCATACAAAATGAAAAGCATGTCATACATGCAACTTCGCATACAACCACCAAGGCTTGTTCCACTAGGTCGACTTGGCTACATGAATTAAACAATACCATATTTTTCTGCCGTTAAACATTCCTATTAGTACCACCTTTAGTCCACATCATAAACATCCAACGAAGTTCAGTGTTGACTGTTGATTGCTTAGCACAAATTAGCAAGAAAAATTAACacttacttttccttgtttcttCAGCCTAGTGAAGGTTTCAGAGAGCCCAACTGTTTCCATCGTCTTGATAGCGGCCACTGGAGTATACCTCTTTACTGAAACAATAGCTCTCTTGGAGGGAAGAAAGCCCTGGAAATTGACCTCTGGTTTCTTCAATTGCAAGAAGCAAGCTGATTTCAGGGCAATAgccataaaaaatatttgtctTCGACTGATGCAATTTCACATGGGAGTAAAAATAAGGGTGGTTAAATGAAAAAACAGCTCAATAGCATAGTATTACatagaataagaaaatcaatcttTATGGAAaacaaatacatatataatcTATAATCATGATGAAACATAGCAACAAAATTCAAAACGAGGCCAAAAACAcaacaaagaaaaaaaggaagaaagaaaaacacaatGTGCTCAACCTATTGGCTTTCCTTGAAAAAATTAGAACAGATTTCAGAAACCCATTATAAAGCAGGAAGCTTTATTCCAGAATCATAAACCCAACAAGCCAAATAATATATCCCAAATCCGCAATCTTCACAGTTTCATATCATTCATGAAACTAGCTACTACAGCTGGTTCATCAAATGCAGAATTTCTTAGCATACCAATATTCAGTAAATGTGAATAACATGGGTACACCAATAGGGTCAGAAACCTCGTACCTGGAAGTGAATCAAAAACGGAGTCGTCAGAGAAATTCAAGAGAGAGAAATGGGTTTGCTCTTGTGTGTCTCCAATCCCTGCTTTGAAGCTCTTCTTACGTGTGTCTGCGCGCTTTTTATTTTGGATAAATTACAGATACCTCCCTGAGATTCCACACAACAcagttaaaaacttaaaatctCCATTTAATTTTAAGCTTCAATAGGGTTTAGGCGTTTGAGTTTAAGGGTAATTTTGGTATCTAAGAAAAATGAGtgtaaaatgaaaaattataaCTAATAATTTGCGTTTTATCTGTGatagttatattttattacTTCTTGCAAGTAggtaataactaataataaaaaaacaaatcaAGTTTTATATAGATTCTTTGTGCCAGTTGTCAAAAAATCTGGTAAGAAATTTAAGTTATACACAATGtaagaaaagaaattaagtgcATGCCGATTTTGgtcatgaaaaatcaaaaatattatttacgtATCAAAATCAAcaactatatatttatatataaatatataatttatttttaatatatattttattttaataattaattttaatatatatttaatataattataaaaaaatattttataaaatcttttaagaaAATCAGAACAGCAGAAAGTAGAGGCTaagaaaatagtaaaataagaatttaattataattagattaaaataatgaaatttaaTAGGAAataatcttttatttattattttattaattttttattttaaaatatctttttttttttagaaataaaaactTCATGATTTTGGTTACCAAGTTTAGGATTTAAGATGCTTTTATTTGTATACAACTAGTAATTTTTCTTTATCTAAAAAACCCTAGGTTTGTAGAATAATCACCATAATTCAAGTGTCAATCATGTTGGcttctttatttttatcttttgaattttggtGAAAGGTTTGTGATTTGAAACTTTGTGTGGTTAGTACGGAAAAAAAATCGAGTTGAATCGAATTTTAGTTTTGACCAActtatattttgttataaataaacaatttaaatttaaatttattatattttatagatTTTTTTAGGCTCAAATCTAGTTTGTTTAAAATTGGATAAATCAACGACTCAACGACTCTATTTGAAAAGtttattttgtaaaataaaGATCGAAACAATACacttaaaagaaaaatctaaattgACATTAAATGTATTCtaaaattgataatttttaatttataaaacatAATTCATTTATATATTAATCTTTAGTCTCATATTATAATCATATTTACAATTCATAAACCCcttttttaccaaaaaaaa includes:
- the LOC130936136 gene encoding tryptophan synthase alpha chain-like isoform X1; its protein translation is MAIALKSACFLQLKKPEVNFQGFLPSKRAIVSVKRYTPVAAIKTMETVGLSETFTRLKKQGKVAFIPYITAGDPDLSTTAEALKVLDSCGSDIIELGVPYSDPLADGPVIQAAATRSLAKGTNFDAIISMLKEVVPQLSCPIALFTYYNPILKRGTERFMSTIRDCGVHGLVVPDVPLEETKTLRMEAKNNGIELVLLTTPTTPTNRMKAIVDASEGFVYLVSSVGVTGARASVSDKVQTLLQEIKEATTKPVAVGFGISKPEHVKQVAGWGADGVIVGSAMVKLLGEANSPQEGLKELENLTNSLKSALP
- the LOC130936136 gene encoding tryptophan synthase alpha chain, chloroplastic-like isoform X2 codes for the protein METVGLSETFTRLKKQGKVAFIPYITAGDPDLSTTAEALKVLDSCGSDIIELGVPYSDPLADGPVIQAAATRSLAKGTNFDAIISMLKEVVPQLSCPIALFTYYNPILKRGTERFMSTIRDCGVHGLVVPDVPLEETKTLRMEAKNNGIELVLLTTPTTPTNRMKAIVDASEGFVYLVSSVGVTGARASVSDKVQTLLQEIKEATTKPVAVGFGISKPEHVKQVAGWGADGVIVGSAMVKLLGEANSPQEGLKELENLTNSLKSALP